aagattATAACcatttgattttgttgattttgttttacggtatattaaaaagaaaaacatattttggaatttctaatatatatgataactaagttttataaattaatatttgatAAATCAATTAAAGAAAACACCATAGAAAATAAATTTGTTTTAAAACTCATCGAATGATAGATTAAGTGATAAGAGTTATGATACATAGAGATTTGGGTGGGGAAGATCCAATGTTCAATCTCTAGAAAGTGCAATTTATCCTtctgatataaaataaaataaaaaactataaaATATAACTTTGAAACCTTATCTCATATAggtaacataattttttttaaaagattaaagaatgataaaatatttttcaaaacaCACCTAAAGCCATTAATTgtataattgttcatactttcTATATGGGCCATCCTTGAATATTTTGGGCTTTTTTTGGAGAGTTGTGGTCCTTGTTAGGGTTTTAGGTGAAAGGAGGTTCTGTTTTTCGGTTCTTCCCACCCCTCTcatccatcatcttcatcttcttcttcttctccactgAACTCTTCTCTCATCTCTAACCATGAGCAGGTCAGGACAGCCACCAGATTTGAAGAAGTAAGCATCACTCACTCTTTTCACTTCCAACTCTTTTTCTTTGTAATTTCGGCTGcattttttctgatttttgttcGCTTATTTTGTGGATGCGGCAGGTACATGGACAAGAATCTTCAAAGTAAGTTTCTGTCATTTTTCCCCACTAATTGAGGTTTTTGAACTGATTTGTATGGTATCATCTCATGTTCCTGTATGATTTATTGGACAATGATTGTCCCATGCTGGTTATGAGTGCTGTGAGCTGTTATCAATGTTGACTTACAGGGAAAAGTGTGTGTGACTTTGTGATACTGACTGAGAGTATCATTACTCTTTTAACTGTGTATTGATTGATTTTTCAATTTCATGAGTGCACTTGTTAGTTATTTTGACTACTATTCATAAATCATTTATCATTAGGGGTCCAACTATGTAATTTATCCATTTGGCGTACCATAATAGAATTCTGGTTAGGCCTAATTCTACCCAAAAGACAGCTCCTTTGTTTTCAGTGAATTATCTGGAATCTGCAATATCGCAGTCTGTCACCAGGAGAGTTTAAGCAATCAAGCTGCCAATTAGCATTCTGGTACTCACTCACTACTAGCATTGTCAAGTTTCACTTTAATATCTGAAACTTCAGCTTCCAGAAGATTTTTCTGGCTTTCTACATGAGCAAGAGCTTGGTGCAAGTCAGTACCTGATGTTGTAGGCACTCTGTTTGCTTCCAGTTCTTCTCCTGtaatttctgtttctgctgtaTAGCAATAGCATGGATGTCATTCGCAAGTTCCACTATCATCAACTTCTTCTCTTCAATTTCCATTGCATCTAGAATTTATCACAAGATTCCTGAATCCGTTTAATTTCATTCTCTTTCTCACCAAGCTGTGAAGAAAAAGTGATCAATGAGTTCATTAATTATCACGAGTTCATCAGTTATCATATTTTTCCTATTCATGAGCTGTATAAATTATCTTTCTCATGCTCATAGATTTTATTCATAGCTCCTTTTGTAAtcaaagcattttcaattctcttCCAAATGATTCTTGTTCCAGCAAAACAACCTCTTTCTAGAGCTCCTCTAGAACCTTGTCTTTCTCCTCTATGGTCTGAGGTATCTGACATTATTAGACTTAACGGACACGGCTGGTTCTCCCCTTGCTGGAACAGAGGTAATGTCTCCCTTCCTCTTAGCTCATGTTCAACAGCACAAAATGTTGCTGCAGATAATCTAGCCTCTTCTCTTTCTATCCCAACTTATAAACCAAGCTCTCCTTTTCTTTTGAAGGCTTTCACTTTTACAGACATCTACTTGTGCAGGAAGTGAAGTTTCCAGTTCTGTATGCATCACATgtttttctttcaataattgACTTCCATATTTGCAATTCAAATTCCATTTCATTAATTCAGTCATTTTCTCTCGTCCAATTCAATGAGTTACTGTCTAAAGCATCATGAACTTCTTTCATTTGTTCTTTTATGTAACATTCCATATGCCAAACTATCTCTTTGAGGATCAGCTGACACATAGTTGATTCCTCCAGCATTTCCTTGTGCCGATCAAGTTcattttgctgtgagtgatgCAGTTCTATGTTGGATCCATAGGACTCGACCTTCCCCATCAAACATGcttctttctcacattcttcatgTATGCTTTCTCACCTTCCCCATCAAGCAGCATCTTTCATCTCCAAGTGCTTCATCAGTTGAAAAATCTTATCTTCTCTCTTGTTGTTTATAGATCCATCTCATGTCTATGGCCGGCAATTTAGCCTCAAAGAAAGTCCGTGTTGAAGAATGAGACCTTTCCAACTCTATCTGGAGCCCTTCCACTGCTGCAATTTTAGTTTCCAACTCAAACTGACAGTTATTCAGGTCTCCTGTTAATTGTTCTAGCTGAGAACTCCACTTGTTTCTTAAGCCTTAAAATTTGAGACGCACTCTTTATGAGCTTGTTGCAAGTTACTGAGCTTGGACCTCAGCTTGTACTGTGAATAAGCTCCTGCTTCTTGAATTTGAGCTTACTGGAGTTCTTTGAGGGGCGTCCGTAACTCTTGATTTTCTTGCTCGAGCTTTCCCGATTTTGTACTGTAATTCTTTACGATATGCCTCTTTTGTTTTAACTCCTTTCTTTCTAACTGTTCTGCATCCATTTCTGATTCATCTACCTGTTATTTGTTTACTATCTGTTAATTTTGCTTGTCTCTGTTTGATTGCTCCTTCATATATATCCATTCATATGTGGGTTAAAGACTTGAACTTATGGATAATAATTGGGTTTTTATTGGTGAAAACATTTCTTTAAATTTGGGCGTAGTAATTATACTGAAGTACATGGTAATTTCCTTGCAGTTAAGCTGAATGCAAATCGCATGATTGTTGGCACCCTCCGCGGTTATGATCAATTTATGAATATGGTTGTTGACAATACTGTAGAAGTGAATGGCAATGAGAAAAATGACATAGGGATGGTGGTGAGTCCTCATCTTTTACATTTTATTACTTTCTAATATAACCATCTAAGTGGTCAAGGCATAAAAGCTAATAGAGTATGAGCATTGTTTTTAAATTGATAATTTCACCCTCTTTCTGCAGGTAATCAGAGGAAATAGTGTGGTCACTGTTGAGGCACTTGAACCCGTGACCAGAACCTCCTGATTTCTGTTTCTTGTGAActatttttaaaagtaaatttcaaGGTTTAATAGAAAGACACAgctgttgagacttgagagtagAACATAATTGTGAATCTTAATGTGTCATGTGTACTCAGTCTTGCTATCTTGTGCTTCTGGAAAGTAGAAACTTTTTCTTAACTAAGGGGAAGTTGATATTAATGACAGTGCCTTAGCAGTTAGCACTACTCAGCACTTCAGTACTTATGCGTTGCTTACAATTATTAATTGTAGATCCATAAAGTATGTCAAAATCACATAAAAAGGAGTTATGGTATGTTCTTGGAATCTGTACTTGGGAAGCTACGTATAAACAACCATGTTTATACGAGCCATTTTGAATTTGAACATGAAGTAAGAATATTACTAGGACAATAGGACTTAACGGTTTTCTTCCTTAAAGTTGGTTTTTCTGCCCAGTACAGATGCTTGTGTTAGCAAGTCACCTTTTcactttttgtttttcttagTTATAAACTTTGTGGCTTTCTGCAACGGGAGAGAAGTATAGGCCATTGTCAAATGCAGAACCCTGTCTCTGCTTATAGACTCTAGCAAAGTGTCATGGAGTATCTTGTCTTTAACATTATATATCcgttaagaagaaaaaaaaaggttcaTGTGTAGCTTCTGGGGACAAGAATATTTTAGATTATTCCAATATTTTGTTTGTGCTTTCTAGCTCCTTAATTTCTTTACCTGAAATCCATGTCAATGTGCTTTCTTGCAAGGATTAAATGGTAGCACGTGTTTGGTGAGAATAATATCTTCTAACTAATGGGAGTATCGGATAATCCAGTTAGTCATGGACAGCTCCATGCTGCTTTTCTTAAGCTACTTCATCCACAAGATTGCTTCTTGTCCTATGCTATAACCAAAGTATTAGAAACATTATTCCTTATTCTAtgctgatatttttttttgattcatTACGGGGCTAAACGCCCAAGCTAAGGAGGACCACCTCTATGATAGAGGGTGTTACAAGAGTCATGCATTAGCGCTACAGAAATAAAAGAAGGAATAGCATCATAAATCCTAAAATCCATCAACAAACCCAATCCATTCTTTGCGAAGGCGTCGGCAACAGAGTTAATTTCTCTAAACACATGCTTTAGGTGAACCTGGTCAAAATTACTGAGGGTCCTTTTGATGTTCTTGACTAAGGCAGCAGCTGGCTTTGACGGTAGACAACCTTTGTTGACAAGGTTGACAGCAAAAGCAGAGTCTGACTCAATCATCACCTTCTTGAAGCCTCTATCCAAAGCTAACTTAGCCCCATGATAGATGCCCCAAAGCTCTGCAAAATTAATTGAGCATCTTCCCAGTAAGGCAGAGAACCCGACAAGATAATTACCATTGTGGTCTCTCAAGACACCTCCACAAGCAGCAAGGTTGGAAACTGGGGAGTAGGATCCATCGGTGTTAATTTTGATCCAATCATCGTTAGGAGGAACCCATCTAAGATCTCCTGTACCATGAGCCCTTTGAATAAGAGCATCATCCGTAGCATCCGTGAGCGTATAAAGAAAGTCTTGAGAAAGCTTCTTTATTTTGCTGCACACAACAGCTGGGGTGTGACCCAATTTTTCGAAGACAAGCTCATTCCTTGCCGTCCAAATCATGTTCAGAATGATACCAAACTCAATACACCACGGGATATTCAAACCACCCTTCGATTGATCAATGATGTTTGCTTCTAGCCATTCTACTCTATCAGCAGTAAAGAAAGTTCCTGTGTAGCTTGGTGGGAGAAAATGAGCCCACACTTCCCTGGCGAAGGGGCAGTCCCTGAGGACATGAGTAGTGTTCTCCACCAGCGTTGGACATCTTGGACAGGTATTTTGCACTCATAAAAGCAATATGTTTTATAATTAAAGGTAAAACAATTAGGTAAGAAGATTTGTTGAACACTACCATTTCAGAAAAGCCACATATACATCTCAttagaaaaatgattttttttttacaagtatCGCCACCCATTAAAATTATTAGAAAAATGAATTTACTAATacgtagttttttttttctattacaaatatttttttgtcaatagaGATTTTTTGATGGGACTAACTCTTCCAAACgagatattttttctttttagagGGAATGAACCATATAGTACCATTTTATTAAGGCTTTTATTAATAATGTCCCTAACATAACACAAACAATGATCACGAAATTAGGGACACGTGGAGACAACATTATAGAATTCTGAGCTGATTGAACCTAATGTTACATGGTGAGGGATCTTGTGGACCAGGTGGGCGCGCACACCACCATATCATTATTTGTTTGTTTGGTTAATTCAGTAAGACAATGCCAATTCACAGCTCTTCTTAAGCATGTATAGTAAAATGACCCCAGAGAAAAGCATGTATGACTAAAAAGAGGTCCTAAATATAGCAAAGTTTTAAATGGGATTTTTTTCATCAATAATAAAATTACTCTAtgaattttaatttagttttaagaattgattgaattaaaatatatagtaaaaaaaaaacaaccaattaaaattaaagtttaCTTCGATCCAttccttacttttttttttgtcatttagCTACCAGTCTCCACGGGGGAAAGAGTACTCTAatcattcaattttttatactacataaattaattaaaaatctacataactaatttaattatatatataagctaaggaaagtgaaagaaaggaagaaaaagttaCAATTCACTGAAAAAGGTAAAGGATGGATGTTGGATGGGTGAACCAAAGGAATGGTGAATGGTCAATCTACACCTCTGAATTCTGATGTTTCATTTTCATATGTCATGATCATGGATATATCATCTTGGATTTTGGAAATAGATATGTCTATACTCTAAAATGAATTATTCTTGTCATGTTCCTTTGGAATGGACACTGATTAGGAGATTATTAGTAACTAATAAATGCCACCCTCCAGCTAGCCTCAGTCAAAACAAAACATACCCTCTTCTTGCTGTTGAAAAAGTTTCCATTAATCTTGCAACAAGTAGATTAGGTCCTAATTAAATCAACCAAAACGGTGCACATATAATCGGCATTAAAGGAGTAGCACCAAACACTAGGATAGTTTGGATACTGGTTCTTATAGGCCAAGTTAGTCTTTTATGGTGATTCTCTCATTAGGGGAAAAAGTACTACAAAAAAAACGTAACTGAGTGATCCAAAtatatttagttaattttttttttgtcttgaccaaggtatccccacaacCGACAgtcgtgagactaatccctcgccccacggtcagcgcactaagcggtagggggctgaccaatgagttttttctattcgcaagagttgggattcgaacccccaaccacttgcttaaaggatgaagtgcTGAACCACTACACCAACTCACTTGGTTATATTTAGTTAATTTAGATAtactattattttattttaattagataTCCTATTTTAGGGTTGTCATTTCCTTTTTAGTATAAATTATATCTCTTTCCCATTGATAAATATCAGAAAATgagatttgcttctaatttATTTGTTTTACTCTTACTAAATCCCTCTAACCCTAGCCGAATTGTCTTGATTAGGATTTCTAATCCAACGTACGCTCCTAACCATGTCACTTCGGAGTATAAAGCAAATACTGTATAACTTAACCActgtttacttttttttttcttaactaagATATTCCTACAAAAGATATCCGTGAGATTAATTTCTCAATCTAAATATAGTGTTTTATAATACTAATTAACAAGattaaaaatgaaaaggaaTGAAAGAATTGTTGGGGTCTTGTTTGTGACATGAGTGGAAGTGGATTAGAAGTTGTATTGCACATGTAAACATGATTTGGAATGTGTGAGGTGTCAGCATCTTCTTCTACCAGTGCCACCTTCAAATACCaacatagaaataaaaaatcacaatctcttcttcttctctctcctctgtttctcttcatcttcactTCACCCTAACCAACCACCTCTCCCTCTGCTCTCGAATCTGGATTCGGGTCGGGTATAGCGAGAAGTCGAAGGCAcagtgttgatgatgatggtgatgatggtcaCGTTTCACCTTCCACTCGAAGACCCCATTTCTTGAACGAAACTCCACTCCATCAACGAAGAAGAATATTATTGTATTGAAGAGAAAGAGACAGTAGTCAAAGATGACAGAAGTGTTGCAGTTACCTTCACCTTCACGACGTTGTTCCAATGATGGGTCGCACCAAACTGCGCTTATTAACAACAGTTCCTCAGTGGAAGAAGGGGTGTTGCAGTTGCAGACCCATTTGGATTTGGTTGAAGAAgacgaagaggaagagaaagaaaaggacaGGGAAGGAGATCAGCTTTCTCTTTTGACCCTTTTGATTGCGACGTTTCGGAAATCGTTGATTGGTAGTTGCAGCACCAGTCCTAGAGATAGTGGtgccctttcttcttcttcaatggaGATTGGTTGGCCTTCCAATGTGAGGCATGTGGCTCATGTTACCTTCGACCGCTTCCATGGCTTTCTTGGTTTGCCTGTTGAATTTGAACCTGAAGTTCCCAGGAGACCACCCAGCGCAAGGTTTGTTCTCTTTTTCAAATTGGGTTTGTTCAAATTCAATTGAAGGCTTGATTTTCAATCTTTCTTGAACTGATCTGTAATTTTATTGCGCGTTTGAACATGATTTGTGCCACTGGAATGGTGTTTTCTGTGAGATTGGGTTCTCAAATGGGAATTTTCATGGAAGCCTATGTTCCAATTGCTTCAATTCTTATTTCTGAATGAATGTAGCATATTCTTAGTTCTGTTTCCGTattgaaaatttaatttttaggtGATTATCTGGTGATTGTGTTTCTATCATCACAAAAACATGGATACATAATTTTTAGTTCTGTTTCCATATTGTGGTTTGTTTGCCCCTCTGTCTTTTTACTGCTCCTGTCAAGCTTGAAGTTGATTAGTTAATAGATACAATTGAAGGGTCTCTAGACTATTAGGTATCTTACTGATAAAATGGTACTTGTTTATCTTGTAACTTGTCATCTGAAGTGGGTTTGGTTCATTGTAAGgaataaataaacaaacaatatgagaaaactgaGAGGAAGGTAAATAACATTGGTTTAGGTGCTTTGTTTCATCCTTGTTAATTATGCCACACATACCTTTTATTTCCTTGTTGTTTTTTGTTGTCAGATTTTTCCTTTGAACTTTTGGTGCACTTCATCAATGGTGTTGGTTTGTCATCAGAAATTAATTGATTGATTTTTCTTGTAACTGGGTTAACACATAATAATAAACCCGATGATGTATTTTTACCTTTGTCAGTGCAGCCTTCGTCGATACAAATGCTTAGCACTTTATTTGATGTTAACACACGACCTATCTATTTGTTCATCTACTCTCTGGAAATCTACATGTCTGGTGAATGCATCCTGACTTATCATCTCGTTGAATGTtgatatattttcatttattatcCACAGCACAAGCGTTTTTGGGGTTTCAACAGAATCTATGCAGCTTTCTTTTGATGCCAGAGGAAATAGTGTACCTACAATATTGCTGTTAATGCAAAGACATTTGTATGCGCGAGGAGGCCTCCAGGTACTTACCCTAGCTCCTATATCATTCCTTTGTCTAGTTAGTTAGCATGTGAAGTTTATTTGAACTGATTAGGTAGTTGAACAAATAATGGTGAAGGAACAATTTCTATACATatagtttttttctttgttcGCTTTTGACCAGAAACCTTTTGTATGGTTTGTTGTTTAACTTCAATGGACTTTAATCTTGAAGCTGAAACTTAAATATACATGCAGGCTGAAGGAATATTCAGAATTAATGCTGAAAATAGTCAAGAGGAGCTTGTGAGGGAACAATTAAACAGAGGAGTTGTACCGAATGGCGTTGATGTGCACTGCTTGGCAGGTCTTATAAAggtataattaaattttaattttccttCAATGTATCTCTTTTTCaacattttagaagtttagttGGATATAGGCTTTTGGATTCCTCGGTTTGGGTCCTATCTTCTAAATAAAAGTTGGCTAGGTGATTAAGATCAATGCAGTAATGTTAattcttttccttttgtttaCCATGGGGCAGAAGGGTGGATGGATTGAAGAGGCCACTAACTCATTAAGGAAACTATATTAATGGGATTATTtcct
This is a stretch of genomic DNA from Lotus japonicus ecotype B-129 chromosome 1, LjGifu_v1.2. It encodes these proteins:
- the LOC130730192 gene encoding probable small nuclear ribonucleoprotein G, producing the protein MSRSGQPPDLKKYMDKNLQIKLNANRMIVGTLRGYDQFMNMVVDNTVEVNGNEKNDIGMVVIRGNSVVTVEALEPVTRTS